The region GACCAAACCCTTCTCCACCGAATCGGAAAATGCCCAAGGAGAAGGGTTTGGCGGCAGGTGGCCTACGAGAGGCCTTTTACTTCTACCCTTCTTTCTTAGGATGACACTGCACGCACGTGGTCGGAGCGGTGGTTTGCGGATTTTCGGCCTTCAGTTTCTTGTGACAACCCTGACAATTGTTGTGGAAGGCCAGTTTCAAGTTGAGCTTTTGCTGTTCGGGAGGCAGTTTCTTTTCCCCTTTAATGGTCGGCTCATTATGGCACTCCTGGCACTTTTGCACAGGATCCCCTTCCTTCCATACGTTCTGGCCACCCTCGTACTTGTGATGACAT is a window of Desulfosoma caldarium DNA encoding:
- a CDS encoding cytochrome c3 family protein, coding for MKGKRWFGPSVCVAVALFVGALMAVAADAPDVMTMNSTLWPSHTKALVEFAHKKHAEEYKIACTECHHKYEGGQNVWKEGDPVQKCQECHNEPTIKGEKKLPPEQQKLNLKLAFHNNCQGCHKKLKAENPQTTAPTTCVQCHPKKEG